The Chryseolinea soli genome contains a region encoding:
- the pnp gene encoding polyribonucleotide nucleotidyltransferase: MKPTAITKTCKLPDGREITIETGKLARQADGSVVLKMGNTMLLATVVSAQEAKEGTDFLPLSVDYQEKFASTGKIPGGFLKRESKLSDYEVLISRLVDRCIRPLFPSDYHADTQVMLYLLSGDENALPDALAAFAASAALSVSDIPFQGPISEVRVARVEGKFVVNPTMEQKKIADIDLMVGASIENILMVEGEMKEVSEDDMLEALKVAHEAIKDQCRLQIELTEAVGKTVKRTYSHEDSDENLRQELWKLMYDKAYAAARKLITNKSERSEAFSSILDEYLDALPEDTTINKLLVKQYYKEIQKKAARDLVLNEGVRLDGRKTKEIREIWSEVDYLPSPHGSAVFTRGETQSLTTVTLGTKLDEQMIDGAMIEGSSKFILHYNFPGFSTGEVKPNRGPGRREVGHGNLAFRALKQVLPPEEKNPYTIRIVSDILESNGSSSMATVCAGSLALMDAGVPVKSSVSGIAMGMISDSATGKYAILSDILGDEDHLGDMDFKVTGTEKGITACQMDLKVDGLTYETMREALLQAKEGRLHILNEMKKTISQPRPDLKPQTPRAETVIIEKDMIGAVIGPGGKVVQDIQNTTGATVVIEEVGNKGVVNVFASNKDVMEAALRRIKGIVAIPEVGEVYDGKVKSIMPFGAFVEFMPGKDGLLHISEIKWERLENMDGVLEVGEEVKVKLIEVDKKTGKYRLSRKVLLPRPPRPETTPA; the protein is encoded by the coding sequence ATGAAACCTACTGCAATCACCAAAACCTGCAAGCTGCCCGATGGACGCGAAATAACAATTGAAACCGGTAAACTTGCACGCCAGGCCGACGGTTCGGTCGTGCTCAAAATGGGCAACACCATGTTGCTCGCCACCGTGGTATCCGCTCAAGAAGCCAAAGAAGGCACCGATTTCCTCCCCCTTTCGGTTGATTACCAAGAAAAGTTCGCTTCTACGGGTAAGATCCCCGGCGGCTTCCTGAAACGCGAAAGCAAACTCTCCGACTACGAAGTACTCATCAGCCGCCTGGTTGACCGCTGTATCCGTCCGCTGTTCCCCAGCGACTATCACGCCGACACCCAGGTGATGTTATATCTCCTCTCCGGCGATGAAAATGCATTGCCCGATGCCCTTGCCGCCTTTGCCGCTTCGGCTGCTTTGTCGGTTTCCGATATCCCTTTCCAAGGTCCCATCTCCGAAGTACGGGTGGCCCGCGTGGAAGGCAAATTCGTCGTTAACCCGACCATGGAACAAAAGAAGATCGCCGACATCGATTTGATGGTAGGTGCATCGATCGAGAACATCCTGATGGTGGAAGGCGAAATGAAAGAAGTGAGCGAAGACGATATGCTGGAAGCACTGAAGGTGGCACATGAAGCCATCAAGGATCAGTGCCGTCTCCAGATCGAATTGACCGAAGCCGTAGGCAAGACCGTGAAGCGTACCTACAGCCACGAAGACAGCGACGAGAACCTGCGCCAGGAATTGTGGAAACTCATGTACGACAAGGCCTACGCCGCCGCCCGCAAGCTCATCACCAACAAAAGCGAGCGCTCCGAAGCCTTCTCCAGCATTCTGGACGAATACCTGGACGCCCTTCCCGAAGACACGACCATCAACAAACTGCTCGTAAAGCAATACTATAAAGAGATCCAAAAGAAAGCCGCCCGCGACCTCGTTCTTAACGAAGGCGTTCGCTTGGATGGCCGTAAGACCAAGGAAATCAGAGAGATATGGAGCGAGGTCGACTACTTGCCGTCGCCCCACGGCTCTGCGGTTTTCACCCGTGGTGAAACCCAGTCGCTGACCACCGTGACGCTCGGAACCAAACTGGACGAGCAGATGATCGACGGTGCCATGATCGAAGGCTCCAGCAAGTTCATTTTGCATTACAACTTCCCCGGCTTCTCTACCGGCGAAGTGAAACCCAACCGCGGCCCCGGACGTCGCGAAGTGGGCCACGGCAACCTGGCGTTCCGTGCCCTGAAGCAAGTGCTTCCCCCGGAAGAAAAGAACCCCTATACCATCCGTATTGTTTCCGATATTCTCGAGTCTAACGGCTCGTCTTCGATGGCCACCGTATGTGCAGGCTCACTGGCCCTTATGGACGCCGGTGTTCCCGTAAAGAGCTCCGTATCCGGCATTGCCATGGGTATGATCTCCGATTCTGCTACGGGCAAATACGCCATCCTTTCCGACATCCTCGGTGACGAAGATCACCTGGGCGACATGGACTTCAAAGTGACCGGAACGGAGAAAGGCATCACCGCCTGCCAGATGGACTTGAAAGTAGACGGCTTGACCTATGAGACCATGCGTGAAGCATTGCTCCAGGCGAAAGAAGGCAGACTTCACATCCTCAACGAGATGAAGAAGACCATCAGCCAACCCAGACCGGATTTGAAGCCTCAAACGCCACGTGCCGAAACCGTGATCATCGAGAAAGACATGATCGGCGCCGTAATCGGCCCAGGCGGAAAAGTGGTACAAGACATCCAGAACACCACCGGCGCAACCGTGGTGATCGAAGAAGTTGGCAACAAAGGCGTGGTGAACGTGTTTGCCAGCAACAAAGATGTGATGGAAGCGGCCCTGCGACGCATCAAAGGCATCGTGGCCATTCCCGAAGTAGGCGAAGTATATGATGGTAAAGTGAAGTCCATCATGCCTTTCGGCGCATTCGTTGAGTTTATGCCCGGCAAAGACGGTTTGCTCCACATCTCCGAAATCAAGTGGGAACGCCTCGAAAACATGGATGGCGTGCTGGAAGTAGGGGAAGAAGTGAAAGTAAAACTGATCGAAGTAGACAAAAAAACCGGCAAATACCGTCTCTCTAGAAAAGTCCTGTTGCCCAGACCTCCACGTCCGGAAACTACTCCGGCCTAA
- the rpsO gene encoding 30S ribosomal protein S15: MYLTTAIKQDLFAKHGFAKKKEETGSAESQIALFTHRINHLTAHLKENKKDFSTQQGLMKLVGKRKKLLNYLQNTNIERYRAVLADLDLRK, from the coding sequence ATGTATCTGACTACAGCAATTAAACAAGACCTGTTCGCGAAACACGGCTTTGCGAAGAAAAAAGAAGAAACTGGTTCTGCCGAATCACAGATTGCCCTCTTTACGCATAGAATCAACCACCTCACGGCCCACTTAAAGGAAAACAAAAAAGACTTTTCCACCCAGCAAGGCCTCATGAAACTGGTAGGTAAGCGCAAGAAGCTCCTGAATTACCTCCAAAATACGAACATCGAGAGATACCGCGCAGTGCTGGCAGATCTTGATCTGAGAAAGTAA
- a CDS encoding LptF/LptG family permease yields MKKIDKLVLDAFLGPFLITFLVVVFILLNINMLKYFDDIIGKGLDGLVLGQLFFYFAVFTVPTAMPLAVLLSSLIAFGNLGEHFELSAIKSAGISLVRALRPIFFFVLLLTVLAFYINNNLVPKAALEAYSLLYDIKQKKPALELREGVFYHGIDNISIKVNHKFPKDDKALKEVIVYDHRKNDGNKEVMIADSGRMYTILGERYLKFELFNGYRYTEGTSNEREMTGQRNANPQALSRSKFAKSQVVFDLSSFALQSTDKKWFQGNRIMRNMSELTSDIDSINIEVLNQQLNYYQNKPSFFTYYHKHDSLIMPPDIQAYKTYRDSINRIPYLSKISPVATTPDSVKKTGSDSVNAEKEREERLKIKNEKRRALLAARKKKFNEKPAPAPVRTVKKVTVNYDSASLARIDSVFNMPIGRDVMQGATNMARQVKSQIMNSNSSVDNYEKDLKEFNIQWNKIPASSFACIAMFLIGAPLGAIIKRGGLGVPFLVSIFFFIVFYVLSMQGEKLAKQGTVSVAMGVWLSDFVLLAVGALFLRQARADARLFEADFYLVAIDKMKRWFARRRQLRAQQA; encoded by the coding sequence ATGAAAAAAATAGACAAACTCGTTTTAGATGCCTTCCTGGGACCGTTCCTCATCACTTTCCTCGTTGTCGTTTTTATCCTGCTGAACATCAACATGCTGAAATATTTCGACGACATCATCGGCAAGGGCCTCGACGGCCTCGTGCTGGGACAGTTGTTTTTCTACTTCGCCGTGTTCACCGTGCCCACCGCCATGCCGTTGGCCGTTTTGTTGTCGTCGCTCATTGCCTTTGGAAACCTGGGGGAACATTTCGAGCTGTCGGCCATCAAGAGCGCGGGCATTTCCCTGGTGAGAGCGTTGCGGCCGATCTTTTTCTTTGTGCTCTTGCTCACCGTACTGGCCTTCTATATCAACAACAACCTTGTGCCAAAGGCGGCCTTGGAAGCGTACAGCCTGCTCTATGATATCAAGCAAAAGAAACCGGCCCTCGAGTTGCGCGAAGGCGTGTTCTATCACGGCATCGATAACATCAGCATCAAGGTAAACCACAAGTTCCCCAAAGACGACAAGGCACTTAAAGAAGTGATTGTCTATGATCACCGGAAGAACGACGGCAACAAAGAAGTGATGATCGCCGACAGCGGCCGCATGTACACCATCCTGGGTGAACGCTATTTAAAGTTCGAGCTGTTCAATGGCTATCGCTACACGGAAGGCACCAGCAACGAGCGCGAAATGACGGGCCAACGCAACGCCAATCCCCAGGCCCTGAGCCGCAGCAAGTTTGCCAAATCACAGGTGGTCTTCGACCTGTCATCGTTCGCGTTGCAATCCACCGACAAGAAGTGGTTCCAGGGCAACCGCATCATGCGCAACATGTCGGAGCTGACGTCGGACATCGACTCCATCAATATCGAAGTGCTCAACCAGCAATTGAATTACTACCAAAACAAGCCATCCTTTTTCACCTATTATCACAAGCACGATTCCCTGATCATGCCTCCGGACATACAGGCCTATAAAACGTACCGCGACTCCATCAACCGAATCCCTTACCTGAGCAAGATCAGCCCCGTGGCCACGACGCCTGATAGTGTGAAGAAGACCGGCAGCGATTCGGTGAACGCCGAAAAAGAACGGGAGGAGCGCCTGAAGATCAAGAATGAAAAACGAAGGGCGCTGCTGGCGGCCCGTAAGAAAAAATTCAACGAAAAACCCGCGCCGGCACCGGTACGAACGGTGAAGAAGGTCACTGTAAATTACGACTCGGCTTCCCTGGCCCGTATCGACAGCGTGTTCAACATGCCCATTGGCCGCGACGTCATGCAGGGCGCCACCAACATGGCCCGCCAGGTAAAAAGTCAGATCATGAACTCCAACAGTAGTGTCGACAACTATGAAAAGGACCTGAAAGAATTCAATATCCAGTGGAATAAGATACCGGCGAGCTCGTTTGCCTGCATCGCGATGTTCCTCATTGGGGCGCCTTTGGGGGCCATCATCAAGCGCGGGGGGTTGGGGGTGCCGTTCCTGGTGTCGATCTTCTTCTTTATCGTATTCTATGTTCTGAGCATGCAAGGCGAGAAACTGGCCAAGCAGGGGACGGTGAGCGTCGCCATGGGCGTTTGGCTGTCGGATTTTGTGCTGCTGGCCGTGGGGGCCCTGTTCCTGCGGCAAGCCAGGGCGGATGCCAGGCTGTTTGAGGCTGATTTTTATCTAGTTGCTATCGACAAGATGAAGCGATGGTTTGCCCGCAGACGGCAACTGCGTGCGCAGCAGGCGTAG
- a CDS encoding START-like domain-containing protein, translating to MSNKKLFTADYEIHASIKMLYPYIQTASGLSEWFADDVTINNEDKSFTFFWDNEAHKAKLAAFRTNHFARFEFLPENKDDEKDPSYFELRLEFNDLTQSVYIKIFDYSDFDDQKELNDLWHGLVETLRKTVGG from the coding sequence ATGTCCAATAAAAAGTTGTTCACGGCGGATTACGAAATCCACGCCTCGATCAAGATGCTGTATCCCTACATTCAAACGGCAAGCGGTCTGTCAGAATGGTTTGCCGATGACGTGACCATCAACAACGAAGACAAATCTTTTACCTTCTTCTGGGACAACGAAGCACACAAAGCCAAGCTCGCTGCCTTTCGTACCAACCACTTCGCCCGCTTCGAATTTCTCCCCGAAAACAAAGACGATGAGAAAGATCCTTCCTACTTCGAGTTGCGCCTCGAATTCAACGACCTCACCCAATCCGTCTACATCAAGATCTTCGACTACTCCGACTTCGACGATCAGAAAGAGCTCAACGACCTCTGGCATGGGTTGGTGGAAACCCTCCGGAAAACCGTGGGCGGTTAA
- a CDS encoding methylglyoxal synthase, translating into MSTKTVALIAHDNRKRELVEWAELNKASMQKCKVFATGTTGKLLKSDVGLEVTSLQSGPLGGDQQIGALIAEGRIDMLIFFWDPLEPLPHDQDIKALLRLAVVWNIPVACNRATADFLFASPLLFSDYERTRPDFTAYQNRKL; encoded by the coding sequence ATGAGTACAAAAACCGTCGCCCTCATCGCGCATGATAACCGGAAGCGAGAACTCGTCGAGTGGGCGGAATTGAACAAAGCAAGCATGCAAAAGTGCAAGGTGTTTGCCACAGGCACAACAGGAAAATTATTAAAATCAGACGTCGGCCTCGAAGTCACTTCACTCCAAAGCGGGCCGCTCGGCGGCGACCAACAGATCGGCGCCCTCATCGCCGAAGGCCGCATCGACATGTTAATCTTTTTTTGGGATCCCCTCGAGCCATTGCCTCACGATCAGGACATTAAAGCCCTGCTCCGGCTCGCCGTGGTCTGGAACATCCCCGTCGCCTGCAACCGCGCCACTGCCGACTTCCTGTTCGCATCACCCTTGCTCTTCAGCGACTACGAACGAACCCGCCCCGATTTCACCGCCTACCAAAACCGGAAGCTCTGA
- a CDS encoding Tex family protein, with the protein MDQENIARWVEQIAKEFSLQIKNVKAVATLLQEGSTIPFIARYRKELTDSMDEVMIANVRDRLEQLDELDKRREAIISSVEKQGKLTVELMQSIVAAVTLAELEDIYLPFKPKRKTRASVAKEKGLEPLAQKILEQEKFDPEEFAKSFIDSEKGVANLQEALEGARDIIAEWVSENPETRKRVRELFWSEGTLDAKVLKGKEGEGQKYKDYFEWKEPIAQTPSHRLLAMRRGEKEGILALDIFPPEEMAIGSIERQFVKNENAAGEQMKLAIKDSYKRLLRPSLETEIRMESKMKADEEAIKVFADNLKELLLAAPLGQKNVLALDPGFRTGCKVVCLDRQGKLLHHDVIYPHEPQRETARSAALIKSLCDKYEIEAVSIGNGTAGRETEAFVKGIGLNNKIIIVMVNESGASVYSASDVAREEFPDKDVTVRGAVSIGRRLMDPLAELVKIDAKSIGVGQYQHDVDQTKLKHGLDDTVMSCVNSVGVEVNTASKELLSYVSGLSPALAKNIVEYRNQNGPFKDRESLMKVARLGEKAYEQAAGFLRIQQAENPLDASSVHPERYALVQQMATDLGCGVKDLMTSAALRKQLDLQKYVSEKVGLPTLNDIIKELEKPGRDPRKEFEVFSFTDGVNSIGDLKLGMRLPGIVTNVTAFGAFVDVGVHQDGLVHISHLADKFVKDPKEVVTVQQKVMVTVVEVDVPRKRIGLSMKSDPFGQPEPAPKAASPKGNSPKGKKSGPGPDRGGNGGSRPKEKEKELSMEEKLAMLVSKFKK; encoded by the coding sequence ATGGACCAAGAAAATATCGCCCGTTGGGTAGAACAAATTGCCAAGGAGTTCTCCCTGCAAATCAAAAATGTGAAAGCCGTTGCCACACTGCTGCAGGAAGGATCGACCATCCCTTTCATTGCCCGCTACCGGAAGGAATTGACCGATAGTATGGATGAAGTGATGATCGCCAATGTCCGCGACCGTCTGGAGCAACTGGATGAACTCGACAAACGCCGCGAAGCCATCATCAGCTCGGTCGAGAAACAAGGTAAACTCACCGTTGAATTGATGCAGTCCATCGTGGCGGCCGTGACCTTGGCCGAGCTCGAAGACATTTATTTGCCGTTCAAACCAAAGCGAAAAACACGCGCCAGTGTCGCCAAAGAAAAAGGACTCGAGCCGTTGGCACAAAAGATACTGGAACAAGAGAAGTTCGATCCCGAAGAATTTGCCAAGTCGTTCATTGATAGCGAAAAGGGCGTCGCCAATTTACAGGAAGCTTTAGAAGGCGCCCGCGACATCATTGCCGAGTGGGTCAGCGAAAATCCCGAGACACGCAAACGTGTACGCGAATTGTTCTGGAGCGAAGGCACACTGGATGCTAAAGTGCTGAAAGGCAAAGAAGGTGAAGGCCAGAAATACAAGGATTACTTTGAGTGGAAAGAGCCTATCGCGCAAACACCATCGCACCGGCTACTGGCCATGCGGCGCGGCGAAAAAGAAGGCATTCTCGCCCTCGATATTTTTCCGCCCGAAGAAATGGCCATCGGTTCCATCGAGCGTCAATTTGTGAAGAACGAGAATGCTGCCGGTGAACAGATGAAGCTGGCCATCAAAGACAGCTATAAACGACTGCTTCGCCCGTCGCTGGAAACGGAGATCCGCATGGAGTCGAAAATGAAGGCCGACGAAGAGGCCATCAAAGTTTTTGCCGACAACCTGAAAGAGCTGTTGCTGGCCGCGCCGCTGGGTCAAAAAAACGTGCTGGCACTCGATCCGGGTTTCCGCACGGGCTGTAAAGTGGTGTGCCTGGACCGCCAGGGAAAACTTTTGCATCACGATGTGATCTACCCGCACGAACCCCAACGCGAAACCGCAAGAAGCGCAGCCCTTATAAAATCGCTTTGTGACAAATATGAGATCGAAGCCGTCTCCATCGGCAACGGTACGGCCGGCCGGGAAACAGAAGCGTTTGTTAAAGGCATCGGCCTTAACAACAAGATCATCATCGTGATGGTCAACGAAAGCGGAGCCTCCGTGTATTCCGCTTCGGATGTGGCCCGTGAAGAATTCCCCGACAAGGATGTGACCGTTCGCGGCGCAGTGTCTATCGGCCGGCGTCTAATGGATCCGTTGGCCGAGTTGGTGAAGATCGACGCTAAATCGATCGGCGTAGGTCAATACCAGCACGACGTGGACCAGACCAAACTGAAACATGGATTGGATGACACCGTGATGAGTTGCGTGAACTCCGTGGGCGTGGAAGTGAACACGGCCAGCAAAGAGCTCCTCTCCTATGTGTCGGGCCTGAGCCCTGCCCTGGCTAAGAATATCGTGGAATATCGCAACCAGAACGGGCCGTTCAAAGACCGCGAGTCGTTGATGAAAGTGGCGCGTTTGGGTGAAAAAGCCTATGAGCAGGCTGCCGGTTTCTTACGCATCCAACAAGCCGAAAACCCCCTCGACGCCAGCTCGGTGCACCCCGAACGCTATGCCTTGGTGCAGCAAATGGCCACCGATCTGGGCTGCGGCGTGAAAGACCTCATGACCAGCGCTGCCCTGCGCAAACAACTGGACCTCCAGAAGTATGTGTCTGAAAAAGTGGGACTTCCCACTCTGAACGACATTATAAAAGAGCTTGAAAAGCCCGGACGCGACCCGCGGAAGGAATTTGAAGTATTCAGCTTCACCGACGGCGTCAATTCCATTGGAGATCTGAAACTTGGCATGCGCCTGCCCGGCATTGTAACGAACGTAACCGCTTTCGGCGCGTTTGTCGACGTGGGCGTTCACCAGGACGGCCTGGTACACATCAGCCACCTGGCCGACAAGTTTGTGAAAGACCCCAAAGAAGTAGTCACCGTCCAGCAAAAAGTAATGGTCACCGTAGTGGAAGTGGACGTGCCCCGCAAGCGCATCGGCTTGTCCATGAAGAGCGACCCGTTCGGCCAACCGGAACCTGCTCCAAAAGCCGCGTCGCCGAAAGGCAATTCCCCGAAAGGGAAGAAATCGGGTCCTGGCCCGGACCGTGGCGGCAATGGTGGATCCCGTCCCAAGGAAAAGGAGAAAGAGCTGAGCATGGAGGAGAAGCTGGCCATGCTGGTGAGCAAGTTCAAGAAGTAA
- the pgi gene encoding glucose-6-phosphate isomerase, whose translation MLPKHNPTTTEAWQKLEIQFLTLQASHMRELFAEDPHRFESLHARFEDILVDYSKNLVIGETLKDLVALADEVELKDAINAMFRGEKINQTEGRSVLHIALRNRSNSPIVVDGEDVMPEVNRVLQQMKTFSGKILDGSWKGYSGKAITDIVNIGIGGSDLGPYMVTEALRPYWKNITPHFVSNVDGTHIAETVKKLNPETTLFIIASKTFTTQETMTNAESARAWFLEKTGGKGEVAKHFVAVSTNEKEVTKFGIAPENMFVFWDWVGGRYSLWSSIGLSIICTIGFENFEQLLDGAHAMDNHFKDEAFEKNIPVILALLGIWHNNFFGAASEAILPYDQYLHRFAAYFQQGNMESNGKSTDRGGKPVTYQTGPIIWGEPGTNGQHAFYQLIHQGTKIIPCDFIAPAISHNPIGDHHDKLLSNFFAQTEALMMGKTLEEVQKELAANGMNKEEIALQAPFRVFEGNRPTNSILFRELTPRTLGSLIAMYEHKIFSQGVIWNVFSFDQWGVELGKVLAKKILPELTSKEEITSHDSSTNGLINEFKRLKSV comes from the coding sequence ATGCTACCCAAACATAACCCGACTACCACTGAAGCCTGGCAAAAACTGGAGATCCAGTTCCTGACCCTGCAAGCGTCGCACATGCGCGAATTGTTTGCAGAAGACCCTCACCGGTTCGAATCCCTTCACGCCCGCTTTGAAGACATCCTCGTGGACTACTCAAAGAACCTCGTGATTGGCGAGACCCTGAAGGATCTGGTCGCGTTGGCCGACGAGGTGGAGTTGAAAGACGCCATCAACGCCATGTTCCGGGGCGAGAAGATCAATCAGACCGAAGGCCGCTCCGTGTTGCACATTGCCCTGCGCAACCGCTCCAATAGCCCCATCGTGGTGGACGGCGAAGATGTGATGCCGGAGGTGAACCGCGTGTTGCAACAAATGAAAACCTTCTCCGGCAAGATCCTCGACGGCTCGTGGAAAGGCTATTCCGGGAAAGCCATCACCGACATTGTGAACATCGGGATCGGCGGATCGGATTTGGGGCCCTATATGGTGACGGAAGCCTTGCGTCCGTATTGGAAAAACATCACGCCTCATTTTGTATCCAACGTAGACGGTACACACATCGCGGAAACGGTAAAAAAATTAAATCCGGAAACCACGCTTTTCATCATTGCTTCGAAAACATTTACCACCCAGGAGACCATGACCAATGCCGAATCGGCTCGTGCATGGTTCCTTGAAAAGACCGGTGGTAAAGGCGAGGTGGCCAAACACTTTGTGGCCGTGTCCACCAATGAAAAAGAGGTGACCAAGTTTGGCATTGCGCCGGAGAACATGTTTGTGTTCTGGGACTGGGTTGGTGGCCGCTATTCTTTGTGGTCGTCGATCGGGTTGTCTATTATTTGTACGATCGGTTTCGAAAACTTCGAGCAGCTTTTGGATGGCGCGCATGCCATGGACAACCACTTCAAGGACGAAGCCTTTGAAAAGAATATCCCCGTGATCCTGGCTTTGCTGGGGATCTGGCACAACAACTTCTTTGGGGCGGCTTCAGAGGCCATCCTCCCCTACGATCAATACCTGCACCGGTTTGCCGCCTATTTCCAACAAGGCAACATGGAAAGTAACGGCAAGTCGACCGACCGCGGGGGCAAGCCGGTAACGTACCAGACCGGTCCCATCATTTGGGGCGAGCCGGGTACGAACGGGCAGCATGCTTTCTACCAGCTGATCCACCAGGGCACGAAGATCATTCCTTGTGACTTCATCGCGCCGGCCATCAGTCACAATCCGATTGGCGATCATCACGACAAACTATTGTCCAACTTCTTTGCGCAGACCGAGGCGCTCATGATGGGCAAGACCCTCGAAGAAGTTCAGAAAGAATTGGCCGCCAATGGCATGAATAAGGAGGAAATTGCCCTCCAGGCACCGTTCCGGGTGTTTGAAGGTAATCGTCCAACCAATTCCATCCTGTTCCGGGAGCTTACGCCGCGGACGCTGGGAAGCCTCATTGCCATGTATGAGCACAAGATCTTTTCACAAGGTGTTATCTGGAATGTGTTCAGCTTCGACCAGTGGGGTGTGGAGCTGGGCAAGGTGTTAGCCAAGAAAATCCTTCCCGAGCTCACATCGAAAGAAGAAATCACTTCGCACGACTCTTCTACGAATGGCCTAATTAACGAATTCAAACGATTGAAGTCTGTTTGA
- the pfkA gene encoding 6-phosphofructokinase codes for MENKISKIGVFTSGGDAPGMNAAIRAVVRACTYYDKTSLGIMRGYEGMIEGDVIKLDARSVGNILQRGGTVLKSARSKEFRTPEGRKKAYDNIKKQGIDALIAIGGDGTFTGLHKFYEEFGVPSICIPGTIDNDLAGTDYTIGYDTATNTAVEAIDRIRDTALSHNRLFFIEVMGRHSGYIAINSGIAGGAAAVIIPEEATSFDELWELLEEGGKTNKKSNLVVVAEGSKIGDAHALARQVKERSSYFDIKVTVLGHLQRGGAPTYFDRVLASHMGVGAVEGLLQGKSDVMVGVRDRKIVYNKFDDIMSKIHEIDAESLRIAKILSI; via the coding sequence ATGGAGAATAAAATTTCGAAAATTGGAGTGTTCACGTCGGGTGGCGATGCTCCTGGGATGAATGCAGCCATCCGTGCCGTCGTTCGGGCATGCACGTATTATGACAAGACCAGTCTCGGCATCATGCGAGGCTATGAGGGGATGATTGAAGGGGATGTGATCAAATTGGACGCACGCTCGGTCGGCAATATTCTTCAGCGCGGTGGCACGGTCCTGAAATCGGCCCGCAGCAAGGAATTCAGAACTCCGGAAGGGAGAAAGAAAGCATACGACAATATTAAGAAGCAAGGCATCGACGCTTTGATCGCCATTGGTGGCGACGGAACGTTTACGGGGCTTCATAAATTTTATGAAGAATTTGGAGTGCCCTCGATTTGTATCCCGGGCACCATCGATAACGACCTTGCCGGTACCGACTATACCATCGGCTATGACACGGCCACCAACACAGCGGTAGAGGCCATCGATCGTATTCGCGATACCGCCCTCTCCCACAACCGATTGTTCTTTATTGAAGTGATGGGTCGTCATTCCGGCTACATCGCCATCAACAGCGGTATTGCCGGTGGTGCTGCGGCGGTGATCATCCCCGAAGAAGCCACTTCGTTTGACGAGCTTTGGGAGCTTCTGGAAGAAGGAGGTAAAACGAATAAAAAATCAAATCTTGTTGTTGTAGCAGAGGGATCGAAAATTGGAGATGCCCACGCTTTGGCAAGACAGGTAAAAGAACGTTCGTCGTATTTTGATATAAAGGTCACTGTGCTGGGACACCTTCAGCGCGGGGGTGCGCCTACTTACTTCGACCGCGTGCTGGCGTCTCACATGGGCGTTGGTGCAGTCGAAGGCTTGCTCCAAGGCAAGAGCGATGTGATGGTGGGCGTACGCGACCGGAAGATCGTTTACAACAAATTTGACGATATCATGTCGAAGATCCACGAGATCGACGCTGAGTCGCTTCGCATCGCTAAAATTCTTTCTATATAA